The genomic interval CGAAAAGCCAATAAAATTGGGAATTAGACGGGGATATTGGGGGAGATACAGATAGGTTCTACGCGGTAACCAGGTGTAACTATTTAATTATTCAGCGAAATAAGACTAAATGGCCGAATATCTCTGAAAGTCCTGTTAGAGAGAAAAATCCTTTTCCGCTCATTGCCACGTGCCGTGATGTGGTGGAAAGCCCCTTCATATTCGATGCGCAACGGTCGTGCCATAAGAACCTCCTATTGTGTAGAGGAATATGCAGGTATATTATCCCAATATCTGTCCCTTGTCAATGGCTGACCCCCATGTCCCACCATGTCCCACCCATGTCCCCCTCTGCCCATGTCCCCCCCATGTCTTCCATGTCTTCCTGGCTGACCCCCATGTCTTACTACAAATACCTTTTCATAATATTGTTTAGCGCCTCTTCGATCATCGTCCTTATGACATGGAGACGTTCCTCTGTGGTTGCCTCAAAACGAAGGACGACGACGGGTTGGGTATTAGATGGCCGTAACAACCCCCAGCCATCCTCAAAGGGAATGCGCACACCATCAATATCAATGATTTTGTAGTCTTTTTTGAAGTGGGCTTTGACCTCTTCAACTACTTGAAATTTAATATGATCGGGGCAGTCCACCCTGATTTCAGGAGTTGTAAAGGTCCGTGGAACATCGGAGAGAATTTCGCTGATCTTTTGACCGGACATGGAGAGGATTTCGAGCAGCCTTATAGCGGCATATATAGCATCGTCGTAACCGAAGTATCTATCAGCAAAGGACAGGTGACCGCTCATCTCCTCAGAGTATTTCCCCCTGATCGGTAACGAATAATCAAAGGACTATTGATTTTTTTGCCGAATAATATTATGAGTAATAAAACTCACGAGGAGATGTTATTGATGAAGCCTTTTCTTAATCCTCTTATATTTAGAGCCTATGATATCCGTGGCAAGGTAGGAACTGACTTAACCCCAGACATTGCATTGTTGATAGGAAAAGCATTTGGGACATATATACAGAAAATTGAAGGGAATGAGATAGCAATTGGGAAAGATAACCGTTTGAGTTCTGAATATTTACAGGAAGCATTTATTAACGGATTACTATCTACAGGTTGTAATATCATTGACATCGGACTCAGTCTCTCTCCAATGCTTTATTTTGCCGTTGCTAAATGGAAACTTCATGGTGGTGTTAATGTTACAGGCAGCCATAATCCAATAGAATATAATGGTTTTAAGATGACTAAAAGAGACGCATCACCCGTTGCAGAAGAAGAAATTCAGGTGATTAAGCAAATAGTTGAAGAAGAGACCTTTATTCAGGGCAAAGGAAAGATCGAGCAGAAGGAAATAAAGACCGAATATTATGATTTTCTCAAGAGCAAGGTCAACCTCCGAAAAAAAATTAAGGTTGTTGTGGATGCAGGTAATGGAATAGCAGGCATTTACGCTCCACAACTGCTGCGAGAAATAGGATGTGACGTTATTGAACTTTATTGCGAATCTGACGGTACTTTCCCTCATCATTTACCTGATCCGGAAATGGAAGAAAACTTGCGAGATCTCAAAAATAAAGTTAAAGAGAACGAGGCGGATATCGGTTTAGCTTATGATGGCGATGGTGATAGGATAGGAATCGTTGATGAAAAAGAACAACATTATGAAAGCGACTTCATCCTTATTCTGCTGGCCAGAGACTTTCTTCAGCGACACCCCGGTGAAAGGGTGCTCTTTGACGTCAAGTGCTCCAAAAATGTTTATGATGATATAAAAGCTCATGGTGGTATCCCATTTCTCTATAAGACCGGGCATTCTCTCATAAAGAAAAAAATGCGCGAGGAAAACATCTTGTTTGGAGGAGAGATTAGCGGCCATATGTTTTTTGGAGAAGATTCCTTTGTCTATGACGATGGCATTCAAGCATCACTTCGCATACTGGATATTCTTAGCAAGGATGATAAACGGCTGTCGGATCATTTTATCGGTCTGCGACATTACTTTATAACTCAGGAGATCAAAGTAGACTGTCCTGATGAAGATAAGTTTCAAGTTGTTGACAGTGTAAGTTCTTTTTTCTTATCTCAATATCCCGATTCAGTTACAATTGACGGTATTAGAATAAATTTTTCAAATGGATGGGCATTGATAAGAGCATCTAATACTAATCCATATTTAACCGTGCGGGTTGAAGCAGACTCTGAACAGTTGAAGCAAGAGATTAAGAGAAGGGTTCGTGAAATACTTCAAACATTCCCTTCAGTCACAATTCCGGAAGCATTAAAGGATTAAGGATTATTAAGGATAACACCAAAGATGTTAATCGAACATACATCACCAAAGCCGCCGTGCCGTAAAAAACTTTTGACTCATAGATACGCTCGAGTGAGATTGGCCGCTTGGCCATGTTGAGCGGGGGTTGTCGTGGAAGATAATTCGATATTCATAAGAGCATTCATAATAGTAATAAGCTTTATCGCTAAACTCATTTCCAGTGACAAGACAAAAAAGCTGTTCCTCCGAGACTGGAGGCCTCGGAGAATTCTGTTACAATTCTGGAAGGTACCAAAAGGAAAATTGAAGAAAGCCTACATTTTCTACCCGACCTATCCGATTGAGAGAGTGGACAGGATAGGGGAGAGTGACAACTATATATCACTTGAAGATAAGGAAGCAGTTGATTTCCTGAAACAAAACTTGAGTAAATGGGGATTCGCCTGCTCAGAAAAGCCGGTCCAGCACTTCGATACAGACCATAATTTCCCGACTGATGGTATAATTATACTTGTATGTGGTCCAAAACTCGACCCTACCACCAACCAAGTCGTAAACGATCCGAGTATTGGCGGCAATCCCGTTTCGAGTTGGTTTTATCAGCTTTACCATAAGGCGATGGGCATGAATCTGTTACACGATTGTAACAAACATAAACAATATCACATTCCTATTCCATTCCCCGGATTCAAGATACTGTACTCCCCACAGGATGAGCAGCCACAGAAGAATATTGACAGGGGACTACTCGTGAGATTCAAAGTTGGCGAACAGTTCTTCTTTCTCTGCTGGGGTATCCACGGATCCGCCACGCTCGGTACCGCAAAGGTGGCACTAAATCCTGCACACCTCGCTACGTTTCCTTTAGACCAGCCAGACATCATGGCGGTTGTTGAGGCGGAAAAAATCACGTCAGGGAATGTCCAAGTAAAAGCGGTAGGATACCCTCTTCATTTTCCTAATGAGGCCATACTTGTATATCGAAAAACCGGCCCCATTTAGCCCGGGGAAATGGTTGTCTACCGAAAGACCCGTTTATGGCCTTTCGTATCTTTGGGCAACTACGGATAACGTAAAAAACGTCAAAGAAGGAAACTATTCCCAGTTAATGAGGATAAGACCAAAGATGTTAATCGAACATACATCACCAAAGCCCACGTGCCGTGAAACTCTTAACTTGTAAACATAATCGGATGAGACTGGCCGCTTGGCCATGTTGAGCGGGGGAAGTTATCGTGGAATTTAAAGAGATAATCATAATGCTATTAATAAGCGTTACCGCGAATCTCCTTTTCTTTGGCAAGAAAATATATCTGTTCCTCCGAGACTGGAGGCATCGGAGAATTCTGTCACAATTCTGGGGAGTACCAGAAGGAAGATCGAAGAAAGCCTACATTTTTTATCCGACCTATCCGAATCCGAGAGTGGATAGGACAGAAAAAATTGGCTACTATTTATCAGATGAAGATGCCAAAACAGTTGAACTCCTGCAACGAAACTTGGTAAAATTAGGATTCGACTGCCAAAGAAAAGAGGTGTCCGAACTCTTCAATGCAGACCATCCCGTGCCAAGAGATGGTATAATTATACTTGTGTGTGGTCCAAAACTCGACCCTACCACCAACCAAGTCGTGGACGATCCTTGGATTGGTGGCAATCCCGTTTCAAGTTGGTTTTATCGCTGTTACCACAAGAAGATGGGCATAGAACTGTTGTACAATCCTGAATTCAAAAGAAAACAATATCAAATCCCCATTCCCTTTCTCGGATCCGAAACACTGTACTCTCCACAGGATGAGCGGCCACAGGAGAATATTGACAGGGGACTACTCGTGAGATTCAAAGTTGACCAACAGTTCTTCTTTCTTTGCTGGGGTATCCACGGATCCGCCACGCTCGGTACCGTAAAGGTGGCACTGGATCCTGCATACCTTGCCAAGTTTTCCTTACACTCGCCAAATATCATAGCAGTTGTTCAGGCAGAGAAAATCGACGAGATATCAGGAGATGTCCTCGCAGGAGCTGTAGGATACCCTCTTCCCGAGAAAGACATAACACCTATCTTAAAACCTGACCCATTCAGCCCGGGTGCATGGTTGCCTGCCGAAAGACCCGTTTATGGCCTATCGTATCTTTGGGCAACTACGGGTAACGTAGAAAACGTCAAAAAAGGGAATTACGTCCAGTTAGCCCCGGTTGCCGCAGAATTTGATGCCTCGCTTTACTGCCCCTACAATTGTTCTTGGTGTCCATACCGACAAGACAGAACCGGGGAAATTCTCAAAGACGAGAAAAAAGCCTTGGCTATAGTTGATAAGATAGCAGAGAGTGGGGTCCGACTCGTTGTTCTTACCGGAGGCGGAGAACCACTTGAGTCCAACTGTGTTGAAGCTGTGGCAGAGCGCTGTAGGCATCACAAGATGCTGGTGACTTTATACACGAATGGTTTATTGTTGAATGACTTACGTGCTTACCATCTGATGTCTCGGGGTGTTTCTGAGATCCGCATTTCACTGGATGATGTTTCCTCCGTTGAGAACTATATGGCTATTCATGGCCTTAGGAAGGATCAGAGGAAGGCGATGGAGGACGTGGAGTACAACACAAGGCAATTGCTCGGACTAAGGGCAAGAAACGGGTTCAGTACCAGAATTGGTGCATCTTTCTTGGTTTCTGATAAAACGTTGTCTAATCTTGAAAGATCTGCGGTGACGTTGAGCAAGTGGCTACATAAAGTAGGGCCATTCGACTACGTGGCTATTCGTCCTGCCGTGAAGTACTGGCCCGGCGGAGAACCTCACAACGCATACTTCAAGGGTGGGGATGCGGATTTTAACATGCTCAAAAAAGCGGCACAGCAGTTCAAGGAAAAGGGGGTGGCTAGGCATATATTTATCTCATGGCAACGCTTTAGGGATTTGAACAAGTACAGTCCAAATGCGTACGGTAAGTGCCTTGCGTCTACCCTCTGGCTGAACATTGGGCCAGACGGCACGGCATATTTGTGTTGTGAGACGAAACATAAGAGTAGCTTTAAATTGGGGAATATATTAGAAAAACCACTCGATGAACTCCTCAAGTCTGCTTTAATTAATGCAACGAGGTCAATACCTTTTGGTTCGGCCGGCTGTCCTGTACTTTTGTGCAAGCCATCAGCACTCAACCAGTTATTCGATGAGATCGAATCATACAGAAAGGACGGTAGCCTGCCTGAGCATATATGCAAGTGGCTAAATGCGGTTGCGGAATACAATCTGGAGTCCGGCACCACTGCACTGCTCATCCCAAGCGTTTCTGGAATATATGAGGAGTATCCATTACCTTATAATAGTCCGTCCCATCATTCCGGGTAACCGGCTTATGTAGGACAGAATTATGTCGCAGCATCATTACATTTACTCCTGTGGAGTTGATCCCTTGAACGGTTTTTAATCATCTCCAGGTAACGGGGATGGCGCTGCATTTTTATCATCTTTTTTGCATGCATATCTGGAAGTTTGTAGTCAAGAACGATCTGTAAAAAACTGATGATAATCTTAAAGGTCGCTCCCCAGAGTATCTCTTCCCCGCCCTCATCATCCCTGTAAATAAAGCATGGATAATACGACCCTTGCTGGTCTGGTTCTGCTTGATCGGAAGCCCCAAGGGGGTAAAAAAGTCCGTAGTTCCCTTCTTTGAAAAACGCATTCAATGGAATTTCTACAACCCTGTCAACCTCTGGGTTGAGTCGAATCGGCCATGAATTCTTCACAAATCCGACGAGAGGGAAGATCGTCCGTCTGTAGAGGGTAAGGGAATAGGTAGGCAGAGGACCTAAAAAAAGGACATTCCAGGGACTGAGTCTTATCTCTTCCCATGATTCCCTTGAGGCGTTGGTCAGGAAGAGGGTCATTACCCTGAAGGTTTCGGCGTCTCTTTTCCGGGCATACTTTAGCGCGTTACCCTGTAAAATTGGCACCAACCCGCTTGTGACAAATGGTCTCAAAATGGGATCCAGGAAGCGGTGCAGCAAGCCACCGGGACAACTGAGGTCTCCAGGTTGCGCAACAGTTGGAGAACGTTTAATGAGCTGGAAAGTAAATTCCCTTCCTTCTGGCCCATCTGATGGGTTTTCCCTGAAACGTAAAGGAAGTAGAACCCCGGCAGCCTGGTGAACTTCGTTAGTCTGCCAGCTTTTCTTGATAAATTGCATCCTTTCGGAAAAATCAAGGGGGGTACTGCCGAGCTTTTCTACGATTAGCTCAAGAAATTCGTCTTTTTGTAACGGTAATGAAAGATCCATGATGGTCATTTTCTGATAATCTTAAAGAGGGAACAATTCATCGCTTTCAAGGGATCTCATACGAATACACAAAAAAACCTGGCAAAGGGCCAGGCTTTTGCACTTTAATGGTGGCGGTGCAGGGAATCGAACCCCGGACACTACGGATATGAGCCGTATGCTCTAACCGTCTGAGCTACACCGCCTCAATAACAGAAATATTATTTACAATAATTTTATTAAATTGTCAACCACTATTGAACATTCAGTTTATAAGCCACAATGGCGCTTTTGCCGCCTGATAATACAAGCGCCAGCACAATTTCATCTTGCCCATCATTGTCAATATCCTTGAGCTGATAGTCAGCAGCATACCCATTGATCTTCCTTGTCCTCCAGTTTTCCGCCAGACCGAGACCATCCCATTCGAGATTGTATATCTCACTGGAGGTGAAAAGCCTCAAATTCTTGAAAATCCTCCCCACAGAAGATAGATTCTTTACGATAATAATCTCTTTTTTCCCATCTTTGTTAATGTCATGGGTCAGAATTCTTACATTTAGATAGGTGTATTTATCGTTCTTATTGTATCGCTCAGTGATAGTCTTTTCAAAGTAGTTGTTGCTTCCCCCAAAGACGTCATCACCCTTCCAGAGCAATTCATTACTCCCACCGAAAACATGGATCTTTGCAAGGGGCTTGTCCGTTTCTTCATAGATACAGAGATGGTCAGTGCTATCAAGGGCAATTATTCTCCTGCCCCCACCGGCCCCTAAACTTTCCATGGTAAGGCCATAGATAGAAAGCCCCTCTGGAATCTTCATTTTCCTACCTTCCCTGTATTTGCCATGTACCCAGACGATCTCGTAAATAGGAGTATCAAACGCCTTATCACTTCCCATTCTCTGTCCCAACAGCAGAGGAGTATCCGAGGAAGAATCAATGACCCTCAAAAACCAGCGTAGATTCGAGGCAATTTCAACAAATCTTCCCATCTTAAATTCAAGGACAAAGGAGTTCACCATGTTTCCTCTCAAACTGGTGACAAATATCTCCTTTACACCATCCTGATTAATATCGGCTACATCTACGGCGAGATAGTTATCATAAGACTTTCCGGATATCTGTTGGAGTAAATTAAAATCCTTCCCTTTTTTCTGATATATCATGACATTATGACTATCAATGACTACCACTTCATTTAAACCATCTTTATTGACATCACCGATATCCATACCTTTAAATTCGGTCGGATACTTCTGGCTCATCCAGAATCCTTTCCTGTCGAGAGGTTGTGCCGCATTTATAAAATCGGGATTGATTACCGAGGTAAAGGTGCCTTTTTTACTGGTTTTCATCCCTGATATAATTTCACTTTCCCGGGTGTACTGCGGTGTGGGCTGTTGAGGCATGGGGAGTGGCGACGTCACGGGAGAAAGGTCAGAAGTTGGAGGAGAAGGTGCACCCAGAATATGGTAATTGATCCTCTGGGCAAAATCGCTGATCTTCGGTATGACCTCATCCATACCCTGAGACTGGGTAAAGATACCTACCGGTGATTTATAAGTGGTGATGTCTACAAGCTTTCCGTCTATGCTCAAGCTGTTGCCAATCTTTGTAATACTACCCCAGACAACAAAATCTACACTCATTTTCTTTCCCAGACCATAAACATCTGTGAGAGTCAGTTCTTTTTCTCCTGTTCCTTTCAGGGCATCAATGACTGCATCCTTGCTGATCACCTCTATCTTGCCATCGGCAGCGATACGGGAGGACAGCATATCCCATATGCCCTGGTGTAGATAATCAATATTTTCTGCACTGTGGACAGAGAATGGCAGAACGGCAAGCGTCGTTTTTTCCTTCGCCCATAGTTGTCCGGATACTGCTATTAGAGCAAACAAACATATAATAAAAGCTTTTTTCACTGTCCTTTGTGTCGCTATGCGACATAAATATTTCATAACTTTATCTCCCGAATAAAAATGAACCTGTGTTTTTTGATCTCTTCTACCATGGAAACATTTATAGTTCAAGATTCATTTTGGCGGAAATCGGGGGCTGGTAAATAAAGGCAGTGGTTCCTTCAACCGGGTTATTTCTTGTGTTTATATCTACTTAGTTTTTGTATGCACCGACTGGTATTTTCTTTAAACCGCTCCGCCTTTCCAAATACCAGAGGATATCTGCGCCGAAGTTCAGACAGAAGCTTACGGAACAAAGGTATTTCTGGCGCCAGAATAATTACACCCACCAAAATAAAAAGGATTCCCTGAAGTAAGGGCAAAAAAAGCCCTATGATACCCAGCGCCACAAAAAACCAGCCGAGAACATGTCTCAAAATTCTTCCCATTTATTCTATTTTCCTCAAGGAATTCATGATAATGGTGATGGTGAGAGGAAGAAATTTACGCACAAGATCTGGAGCTGTGCGGTTAGACTTTTTCACCGCAAAGGCACAGAGTACGCCATGACGTGAACTTGCTCTGGTGTTAAAATTTGACCTGTGGGGTGGCCTTGGCCGCTGCGGGCGCCTCAAAGAAGGTTGCCTTCTCAAAACCAAACATACCTGCTAAAAGATTGGCCGGAAAGCTTCTGATCGCCACATTGTACGTCTTGACCGCATCATTATATCGCCTTCTCTCGACGGCAATCCGGTTCTCCGTCCCCGCCAATTCATCCTGAAGGCGGATGAAATTCTGGTTGGCCTTTAGGTCAGGATACCTTTCCACCACGACGAGTAATCTGCTCAAAGCAGAGGACAATTCATTATTAGCGCTGATCTTATCGGATACCTTCGCTGCACCACCCACCTTTGCCCTTGCCTTCGTGACCTCGATAAACACGTCCTTTTCATGCCTGGCATAACCCTTGACCGTCTCTACAAGATTCGGAATCAGGTCATATCGCCTCTGCAGTTGATTTTCCACCTGCGCCCACGCTCCCCTTACGGCCTCATCCATCGAAACGAAGGTGTTGTAAGTCCCCTTGAAAAAAGAGTAGAGGGAAATAACAAACACAAGGATAACAACAATCGCAATGATGAGATTTCTTTTTCCTTTTGTCACGTGCTGTACCTCCTGTTATTCTTATGACTGCATGGCTGGCTGCCAATAAAGCATCAAACTTCCATGCCGTCAACAATTTTTGATAGTTTTCTAACTTCCCTCAAGTAGGTCCTGAAAATTGCCTGAATATCTGAGGACGAAAAACTACCTACACCTTCCTTGATGTCTGCGCATTTCAGGAAAATATCGGGATCAACGGAAAATGCCTTACCCACCGCTCTGATGACCTCTCTCTTCCCCAGGGGTATTTCGAGATCCTTCAGATACAGAAGGGCGTTAAAGATGGAGATAAAAGCGGTCAGGGAAACCTCTATCAGATGCCGTATCTGCTTTATCCGCCCTTCCGTTTCCAGAAAACCTTCCCGCAGAAGGAGAAGCTTCCCCTTCAGTTCCCTTTCCACTTGCAGTCTGAGATAGTGCGAATCAATGGGTAATTCACTCAGGACATTTTCACCAAAAACGAGAACATGATTTCTCTTGATGTTGAGAAATTCAATGGGATATGAATCAAGGGAAGATGTGATATATGACTTTGTCATAAAGAGTGGGATCGCCACCTTCCTCTTTCTCCATCGGGCAACGGTTCCCATGCCTCGCCCCAGATCATCTATCCCTTCCTCGGAAAGGATCATGAGAAAATTGAGATCTGATTTTCCCGGAACGTAACCCCCGCCGGCGCCACTCCCATAAAGGATGACAGAAAGGAGGTCATCCCCGAATGCCTTCCTGAAGTCATCGGTAATTTCTGAAAATATCTCTTCCGGTTTTTTAGGTATCTTAGTCATTGTCTTACCCTTCTTTAGCTTTCAGCTTTTTTTTGTGTTTGTTTTGCTGACTGCTGATTGCTGATTGCTTGTTTATACCCTTCTTAAAATCCCCGGCCAGCCCCGCCGCCGCCGCTGCTCCCGCCGCCAAAACCTCCAAAACCACCGCCAAAGCTCCCGAATCCGCCTCCCCCGCCTCTGCCGCCGCCGCTTAAAAACATCAGGAGAAGCAGGGGAAGTAGGGCCCGTCCCTGCCTCGTGCCGAGGAGGGGGATCATGATGAGGAGCAGAAGGAGCAGGGGGAATAAACTGCTGCCCCGTCTTGGCCTTTTTGTTAGCGGCTGACTGATAGTGGGACTGCCCGTCAGGGAAATATCAGCCGCCTTTGCGACAACGGACGATACGGCAATCATGGCATTGGTAAGTCCCTTGCCGTAATCCCCAGTTTTAAGATAGGGAATTACGGCTCTGTCGAGGATCTCGCCCACGAGTCCGTCAGGAAGGATACCTTCCACCCCATATCCCGTCTCGATCCTGATCTTTCTTTCCCTGACGGCAAGAAAAATCAGGACGCCTTTGTCTTCCCCTTTCTTCCCGATACCCCAGACCTCGTATAACTGGTTGGCATAATCGTCAGGGTCGTTATCCCCGATAGTCTCCATGGTGGCGACGATAACCGAGGTCCCTGTTTTTTCCAGAACCTCCCGGGCAAGGCTCTCCATCTGGTTTACATAGGGGGAAGGGATGACCCCGGCGAAATCGTTGACGGCGCCCCGCGGCGGCGGAAACTTTTCTTTTCCTTCCAGGGAAGAAACGGTCAGCAACAACAAAATAATGACAGACACCATCGAGATGAACCTTCCACGATCAGATGCCGATTTTGTCGTTACGTATCTCACCTTCATCCTAATTTCTGTATTCTACCTTCTCAGACCTAAATTTCCCTTATCATATACCCACTGATCCTGGAAATAGCAAGTTTTTATTCCTTGTCGGGTCCAATACCCCGCGGCTTGCGGCGGGGTAGTTCATTTCCTTTTGCCCGCAATATAAATATACCTTGACATCCTTATTTAAAACAACTTAGACTTACATGGATGAGTTGTAAAGAATTTCTCACTGGCAAAGGGAAAAGGCCGCATGCCGATGCAAAAGCTGATGCGGTTTTTTTATTACTTCCGGCCCTGCTCCCGGATAGGTTGCAGTATTAGAGAAACATTCTCACATCCCCGGTGATAAGTGTGATAGTAAGAGACATACAAGGAGATTATCATGAACATTTTAATGGTCTACCCCCGGTATCCGGTTACGTTCTGGAGTTTTAAATATATCTTGAAGTATATATCGAAGAAAGCTACCTTTCCTCCTTTAGGGTTGATGACGGTAGCGGCTATGCTTCCTGATGACTGGAACGTTCGCCTCATTGATTTGAATGTAAAAAAGGTCAAGGAGAGAGACCTCGAATGGGCCGACTATGTGATGATCAGCGCCATGTTAGTCCAGAAAGAATCGGTCCACGAAATTTTGCACCGGTGCCAGCACCTGGGGAAGAAAGTCATTGCCGGAGGACCCCTTTTCAATAGCACCCCGGAGGAATATATACATCTGGTAGATCATCTGATCTTGAATGAGGCAGAACATACCCTGCCTCCGTTTCTAACTGACCTTAAAAACGGCAACCCGAAGAAAGTTTATCGCTCTCCCGACTTCCCCACATTGACGCTCACACCTTTTCCCCGTTGGGATCTGATTAATGTTAAAAATTATGCTTCCCTGATGATCCAGTATTCCCGTGGTTGTCCCTTCAATTGCGATTTTTGTGATGTTACGGCGATGTTCGGCCATAACCCGCGCCTGAAGAGCATTGATCAGTTTTTGGGTGAGCTACAGGCAATTTACGATACGGGCTGGCGTGGCGGCGTTTTTATCGTTGACGACAACTTTATCGGCAATAAAAAGGCAATCAAAAAGATGCTGCCCCAAGTGATCAACTGGATGAAGGCACACCATCATCCTTTTGTTTTTTTAACGGAGGCCTCGATAAACATTGCTGATGACGATAAATTAATTGATCTGATGGTTGAAGCCGGCTTCGAGAGTGTTTTTATCGGCATAGAGACACCTGATGAGGATAGCCTGAAAGAATGCTCGAAGCATCAAAACTGCGGGCTTGACATAGGGGCGGCGATAAAAAAATTGCAGGCAAAAGGTCTCCAGGTTTCAGGGGGGTATATCGTCGGATTTGACAACGATAATGAAAGCATCTTCACAAGACAGATAAAGTTTATCCAGGAAACCGGGGTCGTGACTGCCATGGTTGGCCTGTTAAACGCCTTGCCGAATACCAGGCTCTGGCAGCGACTGAAAGAGGAACACCGCCTCGACTCATCTTCATCTGGCAATAATACCGATGGTAGTATCAACTTCATCCCCCGGATGGACAGGGAAAAACTTATTGAGGGCTATAGAAGGATAGTCAGAACCATCTACAGCCCCCGGCATTATTATCAACGGGTCTGCAAGTTTCTGGAACATTATAAACCTTGCAGGAAAAGAAGAAGAATAGAATATGTGCAGATTAAGGCCTTCCTTAAATCCATATTTTATCTCGGCATCCTCGGAAATGGCGCATCCCAGTGGTATTACTGGAAAATGCTCTTCAAATCAATGACATTTTATAGAAAATCCTTTCCCGAGGCCATGACTCTCATGGTTTACGGACATCACTTCCGTAAGATAGCGAAAAAAATCTGAACTAACTCCCATGAGACGCAAGCTCAAGCTATGAAACGAACAGGAAAGTTGCTCAGGGCCAATCAACCCACAGGAAGCGGCCGTGTGGTTGAGTATTGCCTGGGCCGGCGCCGCCGCCTATTCCAGATAACGACGTTCTGCCCCGATATCATAGGACCGGGTCCCACCAACCAATACCTTATCGAAGATGAGGCGCTGATCCTCGTTGACACCGGGATACCAACAGGCCTGGTGAAGAACTTCTTCTACTTCTGGCAGAACCAGCCCATACCGGACCATATTGAGGCCTTGTCTGACGACTACAGCGAGCAGGAACTCCTCAGCGCCATCAATCTTACGGGACATGACGTGAGGGATATTGGCTTCATTGTGCTTACCCATGGACACTTTGACCATTATCTTCTCGGCAGAAAGCTTGTCAAAATGTCCGGAGCGAAGGTGGCCGCCCACGTATTAGATTCAGGGCTGATAACAAATAAGTGGAGCCTG from Syntrophales bacterium carries:
- a CDS encoding B12-binding domain-containing radical SAM protein; translation: MNILMVYPRYPVTFWSFKYILKYISKKATFPPLGLMTVAAMLPDDWNVRLIDLNVKKVKERDLEWADYVMISAMLVQKESVHEILHRCQHLGKKVIAGGPLFNSTPEEYIHLVDHLILNEAEHTLPPFLTDLKNGNPKKVYRSPDFPTLTLTPFPRWDLINVKNYASLMIQYSRGCPFNCDFCDVTAMFGHNPRLKSIDQFLGELQAIYDTGWRGGVFIVDDNFIGNKKAIKKMLPQVINWMKAHHHPFVFLTEASINIADDDKLIDLMVEAGFESVFIGIETPDEDSLKECSKHQNCGLDIGAAIKKLQAKGLQVSGGYIVGFDNDNESIFTRQIKFIQETGVVTAMVGLLNALPNTRLWQRLKEEHRLDSSSSGNNTDGSINFIPRMDREKLIEGYRRIVRTIYSPRHYYQRVCKFLEHYKPCRKRRRIEYVQIKAFLKSIFYLGILGNGASQWYYWKMLFKSMTFYRKSFPEAMTLMVYGHHFRKIAKKI
- a CDS encoding TPM domain-containing protein, giving the protein MKVRYVTTKSASDRGRFISMVSVIILLLLTVSSLEGKEKFPPPRGAVNDFAGVIPSPYVNQMESLAREVLEKTGTSVIVATMETIGDNDPDDYANQLYEVWGIGKKGEDKGVLIFLAVRERKIRIETGYGVEGILPDGLVGEILDRAVIPYLKTGDYGKGLTNAMIAVSSVVAKAADISLTGSPTISQPLTKRPRRGSSLFPLLLLLLIMIPLLGTRQGRALLPLLLLMFLSGGGRGGGGGFGSFGGGFGGFGGGSSGGGGAGRGF